One genomic region from Hoeflea algicola encodes:
- a CDS encoding glycoside hydrolase family 9 protein has product MTHSKAMIGVTALLATFAISSAAPAAEQLPDPTFVQSALVGDWWATPNIKFEYRAGALCGAVDGGTAQPWDAILGINGITLEKGERYRLSLVVSGDPEGPMRAIAQKAAEPWTPEGEITRRLSGKKVSASTDFQVGESHKAGQMVFQLGGADKPWRFCLHSASLLSGTKAATASAAAAGGTGATIRVNQTAYLPGGPKRANLVRKGNARVEWTLVSASGATVANGRTRANGRDNSSGLEVHTIDFSDFDKPGDGYRLKVGGETSPPFSISREAYAGLRADALSYFYKVRSGIEIKAKLAGKDYARPAGHLGKAPNRGDTSVGCVDSRTARKVYGKAWGCGYKLNVEGGWYDAGDFGKYVVNGGIAAAQLLATYERALHYAPKGSRALADGLVPIPEAGNGVADILDEARWELDFLISMMVPEGQPYAGMAHHKVHGSRWTVGPILPHRDREERVLHRPSTAATLNLAAAAAQGARVFARTNKEYANWLLAAAIRAYQAAEANPKLYAPSTDGSFGGGDYEDNDVSDEFYWAAVELYLSTGDAVWLKRAKASPHWSGPVFYPDGFNWRAVAGLARIELASVPSNLSARDLKVVRASVKKAADAYLKVQKKEAFGLMYDPKSGFGWGSNQSLIQNMIVVATAYDITGDRRYLHAVQESMDYVLGRNALGISYVTGYGTTYAQRQHSNMFAHATDPSYPKPPKGALAGGPNSKPADDYAQKVLKGCAPQACYVDDPRSFSTNEIAINWNAPLTWIASFLADAK; this is encoded by the coding sequence ATGACGCATTCAAAGGCCATGATCGGCGTCACCGCATTGCTGGCGACATTCGCCATTTCCTCCGCCGCACCCGCCGCCGAACAGCTACCGGACCCGACGTTCGTCCAGTCGGCGCTGGTGGGCGACTGGTGGGCGACGCCCAACATCAAATTCGAGTATCGGGCAGGCGCCCTGTGTGGCGCGGTGGATGGCGGCACGGCGCAACCGTGGGACGCCATTCTCGGTATCAACGGCATCACGCTCGAAAAGGGCGAGCGCTACCGGCTGTCGCTGGTGGTTTCAGGTGACCCCGAGGGACCGATGCGGGCAATTGCCCAGAAGGCCGCCGAGCCGTGGACGCCAGAAGGCGAGATAACCCGTCGGCTGTCAGGAAAGAAAGTCAGCGCCAGTACCGATTTCCAGGTGGGCGAGAGCCACAAGGCGGGGCAAATGGTGTTCCAGCTTGGGGGCGCCGACAAGCCCTGGCGATTCTGCCTGCACTCGGCCTCGCTGCTCAGCGGCACCAAGGCGGCAACGGCATCTGCGGCGGCTGCAGGTGGCACGGGCGCGACAATCCGGGTCAACCAGACCGCCTATCTGCCCGGCGGACCAAAGCGCGCCAATCTGGTGCGCAAAGGCAATGCGCGGGTTGAATGGACACTGGTTTCGGCCTCCGGCGCAACGGTCGCCAACGGTCGCACCCGCGCCAACGGCAGGGACAATTCTTCCGGGCTGGAGGTTCACACCATCGATTTCAGTGATTTCGACAAGCCCGGCGACGGCTATCGGCTGAAGGTCGGCGGAGAAACCAGCCCGCCGTTTTCAATTTCGCGCGAGGCCTATGCTGGTCTGCGGGCGGATGCGCTGTCTTATTTCTACAAGGTGCGCAGTGGCATCGAAATCAAGGCCAAACTTGCCGGAAAGGACTATGCCCGCCCGGCCGGGCATCTGGGCAAGGCGCCCAACCGCGGTGATACCTCGGTAGGTTGTGTCGACAGCCGCACCGCGCGCAAGGTCTATGGCAAGGCCTGGGGCTGTGGCTACAAGCTCAATGTTGAGGGTGGCTGGTATGATGCCGGCGATTTCGGCAAATATGTCGTCAATGGCGGGATTGCCGCGGCGCAATTGCTGGCGACGTACGAACGTGCGCTGCATTATGCTCCAAAGGGCTCGCGCGCGCTTGCCGACGGGCTGGTGCCGATTCCCGAGGCTGGCAATGGCGTCGCTGACATTCTCGACGAGGCGCGCTGGGAACTCGACTTCCTGATTTCTATGATGGTTCCCGAAGGTCAACCCTATGCTGGGATGGCGCACCACAAGGTGCATGGCAGTCGCTGGACGGTCGGACCAATCCTGCCGCATCGCGATCGCGAGGAGCGGGTGCTGCACAGACCCTCGACGGCGGCGACGCTCAATCTGGCGGCTGCGGCGGCGCAGGGCGCCCGTGTGTTCGCACGCACCAACAAGGAATATGCGAACTGGCTGCTGGCTGCCGCGATCCGCGCCTACCAGGCCGCGGAGGCCAATCCGAAGCTATATGCACCATCGACCGACGGCAGTTTCGGTGGCGGCGATTACGAAGACAATGATGTCTCCGACGAGTTTTACTGGGCAGCAGTCGAGTTGTATCTGAGCACAGGCGACGCGGTCTGGCTGAAGCGCGCCAAGGCATCGCCGCACTGGTCCGGTCCGGTGTTCTATCCCGACGGCTTCAACTGGCGCGCGGTGGCTGGACTTGCGCGTATCGAACTGGCGTCAGTGCCCTCAAACCTGTCCGCGCGTGATCTCAAGGTGGTCCGTGCCTCGGTCAAGAAGGCGGCGGACGCCTATCTGAAGGTGCAGAAGAAGGAAGCCTTCGGGCTGATGTATGATCCCAAATCAGGCTTCGGCTGGGGATCAAACCAGTCGCTGATCCAGAACATGATCGTCGTCGCCACGGCCTATGACATCACCGGTGATCGCCGCTATCTGCACGCGGTGCAGGAGAGCATGGATTATGTGCTGGGCCGCAATGCGCTCGGCATTTCCTACGTTACCGGCTACGGCACCACCTATGCACAGCGGCAGCATTCCAACATGTTCGCCCATGCCACCGACCCGTCCTATCCCAAACCGCCCAAGGGCGCGCTGGCAGGCGGTCCGAACAGCAAACCGGCCGATGACTACGCCCAGAAAGTGCTCAAGGGCTGTGCCCCGCAAGCCTGCTATGTCGATGATCCGCGGTCGTTTTCGACCAACGAGATCGCCATCAACTGGAACGCGCCACTGACCTGGATTGCCTCGTTTCTTGCTGACGCGAAGTAA
- a CDS encoding alpha/beta hydrolase encodes MTDYPIADYDDAYANGAHIEGAGTYPPKWTELAQAFRDQAAAAGRARLELAYGPGERNRLDLFLPEGTPNGLAVFVHGGYWKAFDRSVWSHLAAGPLAHGYAVAMPGYTLCPDIGIDGIGEEIAAAISFAAGQVDGPIRLTGHSAGGQLVARMISGTPLLPQAVLARVAGVTPISGVHDLRPLVRTEMNEILKIDTGTAQSESPVLLEPRGAIPVTAWVGAAERPEFVRQNRALYEMWRGFATPMSIIEETDKHHFNVIDGLADPQHPLCRAFLGLAG; translated from the coding sequence GTGACTGACTACCCGATTGCGGACTATGACGATGCTTATGCCAACGGTGCTCATATTGAGGGTGCCGGGACGTATCCGCCGAAATGGACTGAACTGGCGCAAGCTTTTCGCGACCAGGCAGCGGCGGCAGGGAGGGCTCGGCTCGAGCTTGCTTACGGTCCGGGCGAACGCAACCGGCTTGATCTGTTCCTGCCTGAGGGTACGCCCAACGGTCTGGCCGTATTCGTGCATGGCGGCTACTGGAAGGCCTTTGACAGATCGGTGTGGTCGCATCTGGCTGCAGGGCCGCTGGCGCATGGCTATGCGGTGGCGATGCCAGGCTACACCCTGTGTCCCGATATTGGCATCGACGGAATTGGCGAGGAGATTGCCGCAGCGATCAGTTTTGCGGCCGGGCAGGTCGACGGCCCGATCCGTCTGACCGGTCATTCGGCCGGCGGACAACTGGTCGCAAGGATGATCAGCGGCACGCCGCTGTTGCCCCAAGCCGTGCTTGCACGGGTGGCGGGGGTGACCCCGATCTCCGGCGTCCACGATCTGCGCCCGCTGGTCCGCACGGAAATGAACGAGATCCTGAAAATCGACACAGGGACGGCGCAATCGGAAAGCCCGGTGTTGCTGGAACCGCGCGGCGCCATTCCGGTCACCGCATGGGTCGGTGCGGCGGAGCGGCCGGAATTCGTTCGACAGAACCGGGCGCTGTATGAGATGTGGCGCGGGTTTGCGACGCCGATGAGCATCATCGAGGAGACCGACAAGCATCATTTCAATGTGATCGACGGGCTGGCCGACCCACAGCATCCTCTGTGCAGAGCGTTTCTGGGGCTTGCCGGCTGA
- a CDS encoding NAD(P)-dependent oxidoreductase, translating into MTVSETSDVKARRLSSADYADNFSDIHPPLTPHEALVEADRCYFCYDAPCMTACPTSIDIPMFIRKIQAGNPVGSAKTIFDENILGGMCARVCPTETLCEEACVREAAEGKPVKIGLLQRHATDTFMEREQSHPFQRAAPTGKKIAVVGAGPAGLSCAHRLATHGHDVTIFEAREKAGGLNEYGIAAYKTTNDFAQDEVEFVTEIGGINIENGKALGRDVTLDQLASDYDAVFLGLGLPGVNALGMEGEDANGVVDAVDFIGVLRQAEDLSALEVGRRIVVIGGGMTAIDAAMQSKLLGAEEVTIAYRRGQEHMNASLYEQELAQTHGVVIRHWMMPNSLHVSNGAVTGITLERTELDASGKLSGTGETVTLEVDQVFKAIGQTPDAGPLAGADIALEKGRIRTDEARRTSHPKIWAGGDCIAGGEDLTVVSVEDGKIAAESIHQALIG; encoded by the coding sequence ATGACTGTGTCCGAGACGAGCGACGTAAAGGCGAGGCGTTTGTCGAGCGCCGATTATGCCGACAATTTTTCAGACATCCATCCGCCGCTGACGCCGCATGAGGCGCTGGTGGAAGCTGATCGATGCTATTTCTGCTACGATGCGCCGTGCATGACCGCGTGTCCGACATCGATCGACATTCCGATGTTCATCCGCAAGATCCAGGCCGGCAATCCGGTAGGATCGGCCAAGACCATCTTCGACGAAAACATTCTCGGCGGCATGTGCGCTCGGGTCTGCCCCACCGAAACGCTGTGCGAAGAAGCCTGCGTGCGCGAAGCCGCGGAAGGCAAGCCGGTCAAGATCGGGCTGCTGCAGCGCCACGCCACCGATACCTTCATGGAACGCGAGCAATCTCATCCGTTCCAGCGCGCCGCACCGACGGGCAAGAAGATCGCCGTTGTCGGCGCTGGCCCAGCGGGCCTTTCCTGCGCTCACCGGCTCGCCACCCACGGCCACGACGTCACCATCTTTGAAGCCCGCGAGAAAGCCGGTGGCCTCAACGAATATGGCATCGCCGCCTACAAGACGACCAATGATTTTGCCCAGGACGAAGTTGAATTCGTCACCGAAATCGGCGGCATCAACATCGAAAACGGCAAGGCGCTGGGACGTGACGTCACCCTTGATCAACTGGCCAGCGATTACGACGCGGTCTTCCTCGGGCTAGGTTTGCCGGGCGTCAACGCGCTCGGAATGGAAGGCGAGGACGCAAACGGCGTGGTCGACGCTGTCGACTTCATCGGCGTGCTGCGTCAGGCAGAAGATCTTTCAGCCCTTGAAGTGGGACGCCGCATCGTGGTCATCGGCGGCGGCATGACCGCCATCGACGCGGCAATGCAGTCCAAGCTGCTGGGCGCCGAGGAAGTCACCATCGCCTACCGACGCGGCCAGGAACACATGAACGCCTCGCTCTACGAGCAGGAACTGGCCCAGACCCACGGCGTCGTCATTCGCCACTGGATGATGCCCAACAGCCTGCATGTCAGCAATGGTGCGGTCACCGGCATCACCCTCGAGCGGACTGAACTCGATGCCAGCGGCAAGCTTTCTGGCACAGGTGAGACTGTGACGCTCGAAGTCGACCAGGTGTTCAAGGCAATCGGCCAGACGCCAGATGCCGGTCCGCTGGCAGGCGCAGACATCGCGCTTGAGAAGGGCCGCATCCGCACCGACGAGGCCCGCCGTACATCGCATCCCAAGATCTGGGCCGGCGGCGACTGCATTGCCGGTGGCGAAGACCTCACCGTGGTCTCCGTCGAAGACGGCAAGATCGCCGCTGAAAGCATTCACCAGGCCCTGATCGGCTAG
- the preA gene encoding NAD-dependent dihydropyrimidine dehydrogenase subunit PreA has product MADLSTNFLGIKSPNPFWLASAPPTDKAYNVERAFEAGWGGVVWKTLGEAGPPVVNVNGPRYGAIWGPDRRLLGLNNIELITDRDLEINLREITEVKKRWPDRAMIVSIMVPCDEQSWKAILPRVEDTGADGIELNFGCPHGMSERGMGASVGQVPEYIQMVAEWCKQYCRLPVIVKLTPNITDIRYPARAAKAGGADAVSLINTISSIVSIDLDNFAPMPTIDGKGSHGGYCGPAVKPIALNMVAEIARDAETRGLPISGIGGIQTWRDAAEYIALGCGTVQVCTAAMTYGFKIVQEMTQGLSDWMDEKGYATLADFQGRAVPNVTDWQHLNLNYITKAKIDQDLCIKCGRCHIACEDTSHQAITSMVDGVRHFEVMDDECVGCNLCVNVCPVDDCITMVEMTEGTDPRTGRPIDPDYANWTTHPNNPMAKQAAE; this is encoded by the coding sequence ATGGCAGACCTTTCGACCAATTTCCTCGGCATCAAATCCCCCAACCCGTTCTGGCTGGCCTCCGCGCCGCCGACCGACAAGGCCTATAATGTCGAGCGTGCCTTCGAAGCCGGCTGGGGCGGCGTTGTCTGGAAAACCCTTGGCGAAGCCGGCCCGCCGGTCGTCAACGTCAACGGCCCGCGCTACGGCGCCATCTGGGGTCCCGACCGGCGACTTCTCGGTCTCAACAACATCGAGCTGATTACCGACCGCGATCTCGAGATCAATCTGCGCGAGATCACCGAGGTCAAGAAACGCTGGCCCGATCGGGCGATGATCGTCTCGATCATGGTGCCCTGCGACGAGCAAAGCTGGAAAGCGATCCTGCCGCGCGTCGAAGATACCGGCGCCGATGGCATTGAGCTCAATTTCGGCTGCCCGCACGGCATGAGCGAGCGCGGCATGGGCGCATCTGTCGGCCAGGTGCCCGAATACATTCAGATGGTGGCGGAATGGTGCAAGCAATATTGCCGCCTGCCGGTGATCGTCAAGCTGACCCCCAACATCACCGACATCCGCTACCCGGCCCGCGCCGCCAAGGCCGGAGGCGCCGATGCGGTGTCGCTGATCAACACCATCTCGTCGATCGTCTCGATTGATCTCGACAATTTCGCACCGATGCCGACGATTGACGGCAAGGGTTCGCATGGCGGCTATTGCGGTCCGGCGGTCAAGCCGATTGCGCTCAACATGGTTGCCGAAATTGCGCGCGATGCTGAAACCCGCGGACTTCCGATCTCCGGGATCGGCGGCATCCAGACCTGGCGTGACGCTGCCGAATATATCGCGCTTGGCTGCGGCACTGTGCAGGTCTGCACCGCGGCGATGACCTACGGTTTCAAGATCGTCCAGGAAATGACGCAAGGCCTGTCGGACTGGATGGACGAGAAGGGTTACGCCACTCTCGCCGATTTCCAAGGCCGCGCCGTGCCCAACGTCACCGACTGGCAGCACCTCAATCTCAACTACATCACCAAGGCCAAGATTGATCAGGATCTCTGCATCAAGTGTGGCCGTTGCCACATCGCCTGCGAGGACACCTCGCACCAAGCCATCACATCGATGGTCGATGGTGTGCGGCATTTCGAGGTGATGGACGACGAGTGCGTCGGCTGCAATCTCTGCGTCAATGTCTGCCCGGTGGATGATTGCATCACCATGGTGGAAATGACCGAGGGCACCGATCCCCGCACCGGTCGTCCGATTGATCCGGATTACGCCAACTGGACCACCCACCCGAACAACCCGATGGCAAAGCAGGCAGCCGAATAA
- a CDS encoding DUF2799 domain-containing protein, protein MSKEECAVADWRVVGEQDGAAGYNPQDRFARHVKACEKAGVAADQTLWYEGYQLGLPRYCTPLNGLSVGSQGRSYANVCPADLDPGFRDGYELGRTYNRKKSEIRSVESRISTLEREIREDEELINQGKADKHATERKIDSSRRTIRGLERDIRHLQSDLRRIEDDMEDFPYDHTPRT, encoded by the coding sequence ATGTCGAAGGAAGAATGCGCGGTCGCAGACTGGCGCGTTGTCGGCGAGCAGGACGGAGCCGCCGGCTACAATCCGCAAGACCGGTTTGCCCGCCACGTCAAGGCTTGTGAAAAAGCCGGCGTCGCCGCCGACCAGACGCTTTGGTACGAGGGCTATCAGTTGGGCTTGCCGCGCTATTGCACACCGCTCAACGGCCTGAGTGTCGGCAGTCAGGGCAGATCCTACGCCAATGTCTGCCCCGCCGATCTCGATCCCGGATTTCGCGATGGCTACGAACTGGGTCGGACCTACAACCGCAAGAAGAGCGAAATCCGCAGCGTGGAATCACGCATCAGCACCCTTGAACGGGAAATCCGTGAAGACGAGGAACTGATCAATCAGGGCAAGGCCGACAAGCACGCGACCGAGCGCAAGATCGATTCCAGCCGGAGGACCATTCGCGGCCTCGAACGTGACATCCGACATCTGCAATCGGATCTGCGTCGGATCGAGGACGACATGGAAGACTTCCCCTACGATCATACCCCGCGAACCTAG
- a CDS encoding class I SAM-dependent methyltransferase produces the protein MANDKLDLKLLATRTRDIYERNAVRFDAERSKRLNEKPWLDRFAALLPAGAAILDAGCGAGDPIAAYFTGKGFRVTGIDQARAMIALARARYPDGEWLLADMRDLELDRRFDGIIGWNSFFHLTQDEQRTTLARMAAHLKPGGALMLTVGPDSGEVAGHVGVDDVYHSSLSPRQYQDILEKFQLRIVDFVKEDPDCALQTVLLAQKHAANDQ, from the coding sequence ATGGCTAACGACAAACTCGACCTCAAGCTCCTGGCAACCCGGACCCGGGACATTTATGAGCGAAACGCTGTCCGCTTCGACGCGGAACGATCAAAACGGCTGAATGAAAAACCTTGGCTCGACCGTTTTGCCGCATTGCTGCCCGCGGGTGCAGCCATTCTTGATGCAGGCTGCGGCGCCGGCGACCCGATCGCCGCCTATTTCACCGGAAAAGGTTTCAGGGTCACCGGCATCGATCAGGCCAGGGCGATGATCGCGCTGGCGCGGGCCAGATACCCCGATGGCGAATGGCTTCTTGCCGATATGCGCGATCTCGAACTTGATCGCCGGTTCGACGGCATCATCGGCTGGAACAGCTTCTTTCATCTGACACAGGACGAACAGCGCACGACCCTTGCGCGGATGGCTGCTCACCTCAAGCCGGGCGGCGCACTGATGCTAACGGTTGGGCCCGACAGTGGCGAAGTCGCTGGGCATGTCGGCGTCGACGATGTCTACCACTCCAGCCTTTCGCCCCGGCAATACCAGGACATCCTCGAGAAATTCCAGCTTCGCATCGTCGATTTCGTCAAGGAAGATCCCGATTGTGCCTTGCAAACGGTGTTGTTGGCGCAAAAACATGCCGCCAACGACCAATAA
- a CDS encoding helix-turn-helix transcriptional regulator, whose protein sequence is MSEFDRLTTLMERFSLQVRVAPVEAATLVVTADAAGIARHVWFDADRLDPAWAGQTVLFSAAVDWGGDANPLIAVLPEAIDFDLSGDPQTASLVALIQSELEASRCGSASVVNRLGEVLIVRLLRAQIETGSTKPGLLAGLSDPRLSRALVTIHAQPGRQWRNEDLAAIAGLSLSRFAEMFVATVGETPSAYLRRWRLTLARQDLQRGDRVDAIARRYGYRSPEGFGRAFRQHFGKNPLAMRGGAARSSAEGVRTR, encoded by the coding sequence TTGTCCGAATTTGATCGCCTGACAACCCTGATGGAACGCTTCAGTCTGCAGGTGCGGGTGGCGCCCGTGGAAGCGGCGACGCTTGTGGTTACGGCTGATGCAGCCGGCATTGCCCGGCATGTCTGGTTTGATGCCGACCGGCTGGACCCGGCGTGGGCGGGGCAAACCGTGCTGTTTTCGGCCGCGGTTGATTGGGGCGGTGATGCCAATCCGCTGATTGCCGTCTTACCCGAGGCAATCGATTTCGATCTGTCAGGTGATCCGCAGACGGCAAGCCTGGTGGCGCTGATACAATCGGAACTGGAAGCGTCGCGCTGCGGTTCGGCTTCCGTGGTCAACCGGTTGGGCGAAGTGCTGATCGTGCGGCTGCTGCGGGCGCAGATCGAAACCGGATCGACAAAACCGGGGCTGCTGGCAGGATTGTCCGATCCGCGGCTGAGCCGCGCGCTGGTGACGATTCATGCACAGCCGGGCCGGCAATGGCGCAATGAGGATCTGGCGGCAATTGCCGGGCTGTCGCTCAGCCGCTTCGCCGAGATGTTCGTGGCAACCGTGGGGGAGACACCTTCGGCCTATTTGCGTCGGTGGCGACTTACATTGGCGCGGCAGGACCTGCAAAGGGGCGACCGCGTCGATGCCATCGCGCGGCGCTATGGCTACCGGTCGCCGGAGGGGTTTGGCCGGGCGTTCCGGCAGCATTTCGGCAAGAACCCGCTGGCCATGCGCGGCGGGGCAGCAAGAAGTTCAGCCGAGGGCGTCCGGACACGCTGA
- a CDS encoding peroxiredoxin-like family protein, whose product MLMPRQKTPDLTLPTLDHGTFDLSTDASERGTVICFYRGLHCPICANYLTEMQKRVADFAERGVATIAISSDGEERTRQMADKIGADTLRFGYDLPLEKAREWGLYISTSRGKTSIGIEEPALFSEPGLFMVTPQQTLYYGSVQTMPFVRPHFSELVGALDFAIKNDYPARGEYAGAV is encoded by the coding sequence ATGCTCATGCCCCGCCAGAAAACTCCTGACCTGACGCTGCCCACTCTTGACCACGGCACGTTTGATCTTTCCACCGATGCATCGGAGCGGGGAACCGTCATCTGCTTTTACCGCGGCCTGCACTGCCCGATCTGCGCCAACTACCTGACCGAAATGCAAAAGCGCGTCGCCGATTTTGCCGAACGTGGCGTCGCCACCATTGCGATCAGCTCTGATGGCGAAGAGCGCACGCGGCAGATGGCCGACAAGATCGGCGCCGACACCTTGCGTTTCGGCTATGATCTTCCGCTGGAAAAGGCCCGCGAATGGGGGCTCTACATCTCGACTTCGCGCGGCAAGACCTCGATCGGCATCGAGGAGCCGGCGCTGTTTTCCGAGCCGGGCCTGTTCATGGTGACCCCGCAACAAACACTCTATTACGGCTCGGTTCAGACCATGCCATTTGTGCGTCCGCATTTCTCCGAGCTGGTCGGTGCGCTCGATTTTGCCATCAAGAACGACTACCCGGCGCGCGGCGAATATGCCGGCGCGGTGTAA
- the arsH gene encoding arsenical resistance protein ArsH produces MKDGMPNINPDQLNPPDTERLALPDEPQHPPRVLMLYGSLRARSYSRFLTYEARRVLEALGAEVRVFDPSGLPLVSEDSEKHPKVEELRQLSLWSEAQVWCSPERHGAMTGVMKTQIDWLPLAPIGGIRPTQGRTLALMQVCGGSQSYNSLNQMRVLGRWMRMITIPNQSSVPKAYAEFDEQGRMLPSAYYNRVVDVMEELMKFTLLTRGRSAYLVDRYSERVESAEALSTRVNIRSI; encoded by the coding sequence ATGAAAGATGGCATGCCCAATATCAATCCCGACCAGTTGAACCCGCCTGATACTGAACGGCTGGCGTTACCTGATGAACCGCAGCACCCGCCACGCGTACTGATGCTATACGGGTCGTTGCGCGCACGCTCCTATTCGCGGTTTCTCACCTACGAGGCGCGGCGGGTGCTGGAAGCGCTGGGTGCCGAGGTCCGGGTGTTTGATCCGAGCGGCCTGCCATTGGTATCGGAAGACAGTGAGAAGCATCCCAAGGTCGAGGAATTGCGGCAGTTGTCGCTCTGGTCGGAAGCCCAGGTCTGGTGTTCACCGGAGCGCCATGGCGCCATGACCGGGGTGATGAAGACCCAGATCGACTGGCTGCCGCTGGCGCCGATCGGCGGAATCCGTCCGACCCAGGGGCGAACACTGGCATTGATGCAGGTCTGCGGTGGATCACAGAGTTACAACAGTTTGAACCAGATGCGGGTGCTGGGTCGCTGGATGCGGATGATTACCATCCCCAATCAGTCTTCGGTGCCCAAGGCGTACGCCGAATTTGACGAGCAGGGACGGATGCTGCCGTCGGCTTATTACAACCGTGTCGTCGATGTGATGGAGGAACTGATGAAGTTCACGCTGCTGACCCGCGGCCGTTCGGCCTATCTGGTCGATCGCTATTCCGAACGGGTGGAAAGTGCCGAAGCCCTCTCCACCCGTGTCAACATTCGGTCAATCTAG
- the arsC gene encoding arsenate reductase (glutaredoxin) (This arsenate reductase requires both glutathione and glutaredoxin to convert arsenate to arsenite, after which the efflux transporter formed by ArsA and ArsB can extrude the arsenite from the cell, providing resistance.) codes for MSIVIHHNPGCGTSRNVLEIIRAVAGEPIIVEYQKTGWTRAQLQGLFAAAGLTLRSALRVSKSPAEELGLTDPSVSDDAILDAMIKHPVLVNRPIACTAKGVALCRPSETVFALLDVAPGATYTKEDGEVIKAP; via the coding sequence ATGAGCATTGTCATCCACCACAATCCCGGCTGCGGCACGTCGCGAAATGTGCTTGAGATCATTCGCGCTGTTGCCGGCGAGCCGATTATTGTCGAGTATCAAAAAACCGGTTGGACACGCGCGCAATTGCAAGGGCTTTTTGCTGCCGCCGGGCTGACTCTGCGCAGCGCGCTACGGGTGTCGAAATCGCCTGCCGAAGAACTCGGCCTTACCGATCCATCAGTTTCTGACGACGCCATCCTTGATGCGATGATCAAACATCCGGTGCTGGTCAACCGGCCGATCGCTTGCACCGCCAAGGGGGTGGCGCTGTGCCGGCCGTCGGAAACGGTGTTTGCGTTGCTCGATGTTGCACCGGGCGCTACCTACACCAAGGAAGACGGGGAAGTGATCAAAGCACCATGA
- a CDS encoding TetR family transcriptional regulator C-terminal domain-containing protein — MENEERILDAALEVFSAHGFRGATIDQIADHAGMSKPNLLYYFRRKQDMYEALIARLLDTWLEPLRALDAVGDPMPELRCYIRRKLEMARDFPRESRLFANEILQGAPRIKQLLVSELKPLVDEKAEVLSGWMAEGKINPVDPRHLIFSIWSTTQHYADFDVQVQVVLGPDLGAEGRFEDAARYLETLFLEGLSPKTPGATKPRIRTP; from the coding sequence ATGGAAAACGAGGAACGGATCCTCGATGCCGCTCTTGAAGTGTTTTCGGCCCATGGCTTTCGCGGCGCCACCATCGACCAGATTGCCGACCATGCGGGCATGTCCAAGCCCAATCTTTTATATTATTTCCGCCGCAAGCAGGACATGTACGAAGCGCTGATCGCGCGGCTGCTGGATACCTGGCTGGAGCCGCTGCGGGCGCTTGACGCAGTCGGCGATCCGATGCCGGAACTTCGTTGCTACATCCGCCGGAAGCTGGAGATGGCGCGCGATTTTCCGCGCGAAAGCCGGCTGTTTGCAAACGAGATCTTGCAGGGCGCGCCGCGCATCAAGCAGCTTCTGGTAAGCGAGCTCAAGCCGCTGGTCGATGAAAAGGCCGAGGTGCTTTCGGGCTGGATGGCGGAAGGCAAGATCAACCCGGTTGATCCGCGCCATCTGATCTTCTCGATCTGGTCGACCACCCAGCACTACGCCGATTTCGACGTCCAGGTTCAGGTGGTACTCGGCCCCGATCTTGGCGCCGAAGGCCGTTTCGAGGATGCGGCGCGCTATCTTGAAACGCTGTTCCTCGAAGGCCTCAGCCCCAAGACGCCGGGCGCGACAAAGCCGCGCATCCGAACCCCGTAA